The Crocinitomicaceae bacterium genome includes a region encoding these proteins:
- a CDS encoding 2,3-bisphosphoglycerate-independent phosphoglycerate mutase — protein sequence MAKKLALLILDGWGHGDHSKADGIFNANTPYMDQLEKNYPNAELLTDGEHVGLPSGQMGNSEVGHLNIGAGRIVYQELTRINKAIRDGEFQTNKILNQAFDYALQNKKKIHLIGLVSTGGVHSSQDHIYALSDLAKKKGVNDLYIHAFTDGRDCNPTTGMGHIRDLEKRLANSTGKIASVIGRYYAMDRDKRWERIKLAYDLLVSGTGEKVETALEAIEKSYAQNITDEFIKPFVIVSDGKPLATIAEGDVVISFNFRTDRCREITMALTQQDFPEFNMKKMNLHYVTMTNYDETFKNVQIIFEKDNLENTLGEIISKNKRTQIRIAETEKYPHVSFFFSGGREKEFEGERRILIQSPKVATYDLKPSMSAHEVADAVCYDMEKNAPDFICLNFANADMVGHTGVYAAILQAAECVDTCVKQVVEKGQSLGYSFIIIADHGNSDFCINPDGSPNTAHSLNPVPVIVLDNSVTKVQNGILADVAPTILHLMGLEIPAEMTGKVLIN from the coding sequence ATGGCCAAAAAACTTGCACTTCTCATTTTAGACGGATGGGGTCATGGTGATCACTCTAAAGCTGATGGTATTTTCAATGCCAATACCCCATACATGGATCAACTTGAAAAGAATTATCCAAATGCTGAACTTTTAACTGACGGTGAACATGTTGGTTTGCCAAGCGGACAAATGGGCAATTCAGAAGTTGGTCACCTCAACATTGGTGCTGGTAGAATAGTGTATCAAGAACTCACCCGTATTAATAAAGCAATTCGTGACGGCGAATTTCAGACAAATAAAATTTTGAATCAGGCATTTGATTATGCCCTTCAGAACAAGAAAAAAATTCATCTCATCGGGCTTGTTTCTACCGGCGGTGTTCACTCATCACAAGATCATATTTATGCATTGAGTGATCTGGCCAAAAAAAAGGGAGTGAATGATTTATATATTCACGCATTCACTGATGGACGTGATTGCAACCCAACAACCGGCATGGGTCATATCCGTGATCTTGAAAAACGTCTTGCCAACTCAACCGGAAAAATCGCATCAGTTATCGGACGTTACTACGCAATGGATCGTGACAAACGGTGGGAGCGCATTAAACTGGCTTATGATCTTCTAGTTTCAGGTACAGGTGAGAAAGTTGAAACTGCCCTTGAAGCAATTGAAAAATCATACGCACAAAATATCACCGACGAATTTATTAAACCATTTGTTATAGTGTCAGATGGTAAGCCGCTTGCAACAATTGCAGAAGGTGACGTGGTAATTTCATTCAATTTTAGAACTGATCGCTGCCGTGAAATCACCATGGCATTAACGCAACAAGATTTTCCGGAATTCAACATGAAAAAAATGAATCTTCATTATGTCACTATGACAAATTATGATGAGACATTTAAAAATGTGCAGATAATTTTTGAAAAAGATAATTTGGAAAATACGTTGGGAGAAATCATTTCAAAAAATAAGCGAACACAAATAAGAATTGCAGAAACTGAAAAATATCCGCATGTAAGTTTTTTCTTTTCAGGCGGACGTGAAAAAGAATTTGAAGGAGAGCGGCGCATTCTTATTCAGTCACCAAAAGTAGCTACGTACGACTTAAAACCATCCATGAGTGCGCACGAAGTGGCTGATGCCGTTTGTTATGACATGGAAAAAAATGCCCCTGATTTTATCTGTCTGAATTTTGCCAATGCAGACATGGTTGGTCACACCGGAGTTTATGCTGCCATATTACAAGCGGCAGAATGTGTTGATACTTGTGTAAAACAAGTTGTTGAAAAAGGACAGTCACTTGGTTATTCGTTCATCATCATTGCTGATCATGGTAATTCAGATTTTTGCATTAATCCGGATGGAAGCCCTAACACAGCCCATTCGTTGAATCCGGTACCGGTTATTGTACTTGACAACAGTGTAACTAAAGTACAAAACGGAATTTTAGCAGATGTTGCGCCAACAATTCTTCATTTGATGGGTCTTGAAATTCCGGCTGAAATGACCGGTAAGGTACTTATTAATTAA
- a CDS encoding DUF420 domain-containing protein — protein sequence MQTDIEKKYRPWVFVASVVIPLVVAALFGVKIKGYDFSFLPPIYASINALTAIILVAAVIAIKKGNRNLHQNLIKLALLCSVLFLCGYITYHITSEHVLYGDLNHNHFLEPDERTQFQSSRLLYLLLLISHIVLSIVVIPLVLFTYLKGFAGNYPSHKKWARKTFPIWLYVAISGVAVYIMISPFYGH from the coding sequence ATGCAAACTGATATTGAAAAAAAATACCGCCCTTGGGTTTTTGTAGCTTCAGTAGTTATACCACTTGTGGTTGCTGCATTGTTTGGAGTGAAAATCAAAGGGTATGATTTTTCATTTTTACCACCTATCTACGCAAGCATTAATGCATTAACCGCAATCATTTTAGTTGCGGCAGTGATTGCCATTAAAAAAGGAAATCGCAATCTGCATCAGAATTTAATCAAACTTGCTTTGCTGTGCAGTGTATTGTTTTTATGTGGATACATTACTTATCACATTACCTCTGAACATGTTTTATACGGAGACTTGAATCACAATCATTTTCTAGAACCTGATGAGCGAACGCAATTTCAATCAAGTCGCTTGCTCTATCTTTTATTGTTGATTTCACATATTGTACTGAGCATCGTGGTAATTCCGCTGGTTTTGTTTACCTATTTAAAAGGATTTGCAGGCAACTACCCAAGTCATAAAAAATGGGCGCGTAAAACTTTTCCCATTTGGTTGTATGTTGCAATTTCAGGTGTGGCAGTCTATATCATGATATCCCCTTTCTACGGGCATTAA
- a CDS encoding SCO family protein, with product MQNKRSLKLITGIFALSCSMLSCGGSENTEVSTQPKPIPLPYLGESEIVGADTIYHTVPSYELLAHDSTTFTNDRVANKIHVVHFFFTTCPSICPAMIEQMKRLQENTKDIEEIMFLSHTVDPKRDTVPKLQVYINDRQLDTRNWFFLYGEQQYVYDLGMDGYLLSAMEDEKADGGFLHSEQFVLIDREGHIRGMYVGTDVAEVDQLEKDIRKLLKEEYAN from the coding sequence ATGCAGAATAAGCGTTCGTTAAAATTAATTACAGGAATTTTTGCATTGAGTTGTTCAATGTTATCCTGTGGAGGAAGTGAAAACACTGAAGTGAGTACACAGCCCAAACCAATTCCGCTGCCCTATTTAGGTGAGTCAGAAATTGTAGGTGCTGACACTATTTACCACACCGTGCCCTCATACGAATTACTTGCACATGACAGCACAACATTCACGAATGACCGCGTGGCAAACAAAATTCATGTGGTTCATTTTTTCTTTACCACATGTCCTTCTATTTGTCCCGCCATGATAGAGCAAATGAAAAGATTACAAGAGAACACAAAAGACATAGAAGAAATTATGTTTCTCTCACATACTGTTGATCCAAAAAGAGACACTGTTCCAAAATTACAGGTATATATTAACGATAGACAATTGGATACGCGCAATTGGTTTTTTCTTTACGGGGAACAGCAATATGTTTATGATTTAGGCATGGATGGTTATTTGCTGAGCGCCATGGAAGATGAAAAAGCTGATGGCGGATTTTTACATTCAGAACAATTTGTGCTGATAGACCGTGAAGGTCATATCAGAGGAATGTATGTTGGTACTGACGTTGCAGAAGTAGATCAACTTGAAAAAGATATTCGCAAACTACTCAAAGAAGAGTATGCAAACTGA
- a CDS encoding TerC/Alx family metal homeostasis membrane protein codes for MVWVLLIALVLGLLLFDLFVLNKKGEHVSNRKAAIETVFWVSIAIIFSGVLYWLYDAQIMQHQHTKGPLHAWYNYITGYLIELSLSVDNLFVIAMIFRSFKIKQDSQHKALFWGIIGAIVLRGVTIILGVKLIENFEWMTWIFGAFLLYTAFKMLKPENEEEEEEKKGVSRLHRIFKISTKSDGDKFWIIEDGVKMATPLFAALIMIELTDLLFALDSIPAIISITEDPFIVFSSNIFAILGLRSMYFFLANMLKKFRFLKYSVFAILLFVALKLLLIQIEFFHFMEWMSLPFIAVSLITGIIVSLLKAEKNSEHAE; via the coding sequence ATGGTTTGGGTTCTCCTGATTGCTTTAGTTCTAGGTTTATTATTGTTTGATCTTTTTGTTTTGAATAAAAAAGGAGAACATGTTTCTAACCGTAAAGCGGCCATTGAAACGGTTTTCTGGGTAAGTATCGCTATTATTTTTTCAGGAGTATTGTATTGGTTATATGATGCACAAATTATGCAGCATCAGCACACCAAAGGGCCTTTGCATGCATGGTATAATTATATCACCGGATATTTAATTGAACTGTCGCTCAGTGTAGACAATCTTTTTGTGATTGCTATGATATTCAGATCTTTTAAAATTAAACAAGATAGTCAACACAAAGCATTATTCTGGGGTATTATTGGTGCCATTGTTTTGCGCGGGGTTACCATTATTCTTGGTGTAAAACTGATAGAGAATTTTGAGTGGATGACCTGGATATTTGGTGCATTTTTATTATACACCGCATTCAAAATGCTGAAACCTGAAAACGAAGAAGAGGAAGAAGAGAAAAAAGGCGTGAGTCGTTTACATCGTATTTTTAAAATCAGTACTAAAAGTGACGGTGACAAATTCTGGATAATTGAAGATGGTGTAAAAATGGCAACACCGTTATTTGCTGCGCTCATCATGATTGAGTTGACTGACTTGCTTTTTGCTTTAGATAGTATCCCCGCCATCATATCAATTACTGAAGATCCATTCATTGTTTTCAGTTCTAATATTTTTGCCATACTGGGTTTACGCTCAATGTATTTTTTCCTTGCCAACATGCTGAAAAAATTCAGATTTCTCAAGTACAGCGTCTTTGCCATTCTATTATTTGTAGCGCTGAAATTATTGCTGATCCAAATTGAGTTTTTCCATTTTATGGAATGGATGTCATTGCCATTTATTGCCGTTTCACTCATAACCGGCATCATTGTATCATTATTAAAAGCAGAAAAAAATTCAGAACATGCAGAATAA
- a CDS encoding cytochrome C oxidase subunit IV family protein, translating into MVRDDIYEYSLDTHHNEEQGKLVRKKIWKVTAILSIITALEVVVGIFFPKDSVQGYAWTMIKIGYILLTVVKAGYIVMVFMHLGDENKSLRYMILVPYIVFMLYTVFILYLEGVYVNEAWQFLK; encoded by the coding sequence ATGGTAAGAGATGATATTTATGAGTATTCGTTAGATACTCACCACAATGAAGAGCAAGGTAAACTTGTTCGCAAAAAAATATGGAAAGTAACTGCTATCCTTTCTATTATCACAGCACTTGAAGTAGTTGTTGGTATATTTTTTCCAAAAGACAGTGTTCAAGGTTACGCTTGGACCATGATTAAAATTGGATACATTTTACTTACAGTTGTAAAAGCAGGCTATATTGTCATGGTGTTTATGCACTTGGGTGATGAGAACAAAAGTTTGCGTTACATGATTTTGGTTCCATACATCGTGTTCATGTTGTACACTGTTTTCATTCTCTACTTAGAGGGTGTTTACGTGAATGAAGCATGGCAATTCCTGAAATAA